One Pectobacterium polaris DNA window includes the following coding sequences:
- a CDS encoding Tar ligand binding domain-containing protein: MLMPAILQNGVATIRRRHRLSILSGLLLIIGLFSLLQLVSVGVISQTMTQVRQDISANESLRQQQALMDKARMEVMSASDKLNRAGIYLLVDKETGSEGSWHSLMDEAEVSLKQAQEHYQLLGTVTTAEADSAAFIDLKKSYSQLYSGLVELAEGIKTTNQIDIFFAVPVQAYQSDFTQKYSHYLQDTDALQKQHGQQFLSSLDNAKTIFITVLGLLLAIAIAVWIGVSRIIIRPLTHIIAHLKLIAAGDLSHAVNTKTRGTREVEQLNASVIQMQEGLVTLVNQVRQGVDHMVTQVDRVAADNHRLSEQANRQSHELKVTTEHIIQLSQHLEQNTQHTQQANLHAEDTSKIATQGETMMNDVKVAMSDIAGRTREMTEAIGMIENVAFQTHILSLNASIEAARAGTMGRGFAVVAREVGTLASQSSHSAQNINVLIRDSDNSVTAGTRLVNKLNDSLQHIIQTAKGTGTFLSEISEISHQQNESIHEVTARLSTLNDTVRENAGQVEASAHTFASLLEQTERLNTSVSLFILPSTEDDINPMIDQREMAQRIPVMG; encoded by the coding sequence ATGTTAATGCCTGCGATTTTGCAAAACGGAGTTGCTACTATCCGCCGCCGTCATCGCCTCAGTATTCTCTCCGGATTGTTATTGATCATTGGGTTATTTTCTTTACTGCAATTGGTTTCCGTCGGCGTCATTTCGCAAACGATGACTCAGGTTCGGCAGGATATTTCCGCTAACGAGAGCCTTCGCCAGCAACAAGCCTTAATGGATAAAGCGCGGATGGAAGTGATGAGTGCCAGCGATAAGCTCAACCGCGCGGGCATTTATCTGTTAGTAGACAAAGAAACGGGGTCTGAAGGCAGTTGGCACAGCCTGATGGATGAGGCGGAAGTGTCTCTAAAACAGGCGCAGGAGCACTACCAATTGTTGGGGACGGTCACAACAGCTGAAGCGGACTCCGCGGCTTTTATCGATTTGAAAAAGAGCTATAGCCAGCTTTATTCCGGGCTTGTCGAGCTGGCCGAGGGAATAAAGACCACGAATCAGATCGATATTTTCTTTGCCGTTCCGGTACAGGCATACCAAAGCGATTTTACCCAGAAGTATTCACACTATCTGCAAGATACCGATGCGCTGCAAAAGCAGCATGGCCAACAATTTTTATCCTCTCTCGATAACGCAAAAACGATTTTCATTACGGTTCTGGGGCTCTTGCTGGCGATCGCCATCGCCGTGTGGATTGGCGTGAGTCGGATCATTATTCGTCCGCTGACGCACATCATCGCTCATTTAAAACTGATCGCCGCGGGTGACCTTTCGCATGCGGTCAATACAAAAACGCGCGGTACACGCGAAGTTGAACAGCTTAATGCTAGCGTCATTCAAATGCAGGAAGGTCTGGTGACCTTGGTCAATCAGGTTCGCCAAGGCGTTGACCATATGGTGACGCAGGTCGATCGGGTCGCGGCAGATAACCATCGGCTTTCCGAACAGGCAAACCGCCAATCCCACGAGCTCAAAGTCACCACAGAACATATTATTCAGCTTAGCCAACATCTGGAACAAAATACCCAGCATACCCAACAGGCCAATTTGCACGCGGAAGACACCAGTAAAATCGCCACTCAGGGTGAGACAATGATGAATGACGTAAAGGTGGCGATGTCAGACATTGCAGGCAGAACGCGTGAGATGACGGAAGCGATTGGGATGATTGAGAACGTGGCGTTCCAGACGCACATTCTGTCGTTGAACGCCTCCATTGAAGCCGCACGAGCTGGGACGATGGGACGCGGCTTTGCCGTTGTCGCGCGGGAAGTTGGCACGCTGGCCTCGCAAAGCAGCCATTCTGCACAAAATATTAATGTGCTGATTCGTGATTCTGATAACAGCGTCACCGCCGGAACGCGACTGGTGAACAAACTGAATGACAGCCTGCAACACATCATTCAGACCGCGAAAGGCACGGGCACGTTTCTGAGCGAGATTTCGGAAATATCACACCAGCAGAACGAGAGCATCCATGAAGTCACCGCCCGGCTCAGCACGCTGAACGACACCGTCAGAGAAAATGCGGGACAGGTTGAAGCCTCCGCACACACCTTCGCTTCACTGCTGGAGCAAACGGAACGCTTAAATACGTCGGTATCGCTGTTCATCCTACCCTCGACGGAAGATGACATTAACCCGATGATCGATCAGAGAGAAATGGCACAGCGCATTCCAGTAATGGGATGA
- the cls gene encoding cardiolipin synthase — MSTFYTVISWLLVFSYWLLIAGVTLRILMKRRAVPSAMAWLLVIYILPLVGIVAYLSFGELHLGKRRAERASKMWPSTAKWLRELKEYRRIFATENSEVASSLFQLCERRQGVGGVKGNQLQLMTTFDDTIKALLRDIELARSNIEMVFYIWQPGGLVEQVSSSLIAAARRGVHCRILLDSAGSVQFFRQHHPELMRTAGIEVVEALKVNLFRAFLRRMDLRQHRKIILIDNRIAYTGSMNMVDPRLFKQDAGVGQWIDLMARIEGPVATTLGIIYCCDWEMETGKRLLPPPPDVNVMPFEQESGHTIQVIASGPGYPEEMIHQALLTSVYSARKQLIMTTPYFVPSDDLLHAICTAAQRGVDVSIIVPHKNDSVLVGWASRAFFTELLAAGVKIYQFKDGLLHTKSVLVDGQLSLVGTVNLDMRSLWLNFEITLVIDDAGFGSDLACVQEDYIARSRLLNATQWQNRPYWQRIVERLFYFFSPLL, encoded by the coding sequence ATGTCGACATTTTATACTGTAATAAGTTGGTTACTGGTTTTTAGCTACTGGTTGCTGATTGCAGGTGTGACCCTGCGTATTTTAATGAAACGTCGGGCGGTGCCTTCTGCGATGGCTTGGCTGTTGGTGATTTATATTCTGCCACTTGTCGGTATTGTCGCTTATCTTTCGTTTGGCGAGCTCCATCTCGGCAAACGCCGAGCCGAACGTGCCAGCAAAATGTGGCCATCAACGGCAAAATGGCTACGCGAATTAAAAGAATATCGCCGTATTTTCGCGACGGAAAATAGTGAAGTCGCCAGCTCTTTATTTCAGCTGTGTGAGAGACGGCAAGGGGTTGGCGGCGTAAAAGGCAACCAGTTGCAGTTAATGACCACGTTTGATGACACCATTAAAGCGTTATTGCGTGATATTGAACTCGCACGCAGCAACATCGAAATGGTGTTCTACATCTGGCAACCCGGCGGTCTGGTTGAGCAAGTCTCCTCTTCCCTTATCGCCGCGGCACGACGCGGGGTACACTGCCGTATTCTGTTGGACTCTGCCGGCAGCGTACAATTTTTCCGCCAGCATCACCCCGAGCTGATGCGCACCGCCGGGATCGAGGTGGTTGAAGCCCTGAAAGTGAATCTGTTCCGTGCTTTCCTTCGCCGCATGGATTTGCGACAGCACCGTAAAATCATCCTGATCGACAACCGTATTGCCTATACCGGCAGCATGAACATGGTCGATCCCCGTTTATTCAAACAAGATGCTGGCGTTGGGCAATGGATTGACCTGATGGCGCGTATTGAAGGCCCGGTAGCGACCACGCTGGGGATTATTTACTGCTGCGACTGGGAAATGGAGACAGGCAAGCGCCTGCTTCCGCCGCCGCCGGATGTTAACGTTATGCCGTTCGAACAGGAGAGCGGCCACACCATTCAGGTTATTGCTTCTGGCCCCGGTTACCCGGAAGAAATGATTCATCAGGCGCTGCTGACGTCCGTCTATTCGGCACGTAAGCAGTTGATCATGACGACCCCCTACTTCGTGCCCAGCGACGATTTGCTGCACGCCATCTGTACCGCCGCTCAGCGCGGGGTCGATGTCAGCATTATCGTTCCACACAAAAATGACTCCGTGCTGGTCGGCTGGGCCAGTCGCGCATTCTTCACGGAACTGCTGGCCGCTGGCGTAAAAATTTATCAATTCAAGGACGGGCTGCTGCACACCAAAAGCGTACTGGTTGATGGACAACTCAGCCTGGTCGGCACGGTGAATCTGGATATGCGCAGTCTGTGGCTGAATTTTGAAATTACGTTGGTGATTGACGATGCCGGGTTCGGCAGCGATTTAGCCTGCGTACAGGAAGATTACATCGCCCGTTCACGCCTGTTAAACGCGACGCAGTGGCAAAATCGCCCTTACTGGCAACGCATCGTCGAGCGGCTGTTCTACTTTTTCAGCCCTCTGCTATAA
- a CDS encoding YciY family protein: MKRSRNEVGRWRMLRQVQRRRSRWLEAQSRTYRHIRSARYLQQKQQRRALLYAVTYDW; the protein is encoded by the coding sequence ATGAAACGCAGTCGGAATGAAGTGGGTCGCTGGCGGATGTTACGTCAGGTCCAGCGTAGAAGAAGTCGCTGGTTAGAGGCTCAATCACGTACGTATCGTCATATTCGCTCTGCCCGTTATCTGCAACAAAAGCAGCAGCGACGGGCATTGCTCTATGCGGTAACCTACGACTGGTAA
- a CDS encoding YciC family protein, whose product MPITANTLYRDTMNFTRNQFISILMMSLLTAFITVILNHALSPSGDELQILSSSSSDLSSSVEAGLMDMIQQMTPEQQTVLLKMSAAGTFAALVGNALLTGGVLMLIQLVSDGQRTSALRAIGASAPFLLRLLILILLCTLLIQLGMMLLIIPGVLLAIALSLSPVIVVTEKSGIFNAIKVSTKLAYGNLRATAPAIVMWLLAKIAILLIVSKLPISSPTVLGVVLNGLGNLISAILLIYLFRLYMLLRT is encoded by the coding sequence ATGCCTATCACGGCTAACACGTTGTACCGTGACACAATGAATTTCACCCGCAACCAGTTCATCAGCATCTTAATGATGTCACTGTTGACGGCATTCATTACTGTCATACTGAATCATGCACTATCGCCTTCTGGAGACGAGTTACAGATTCTGAGCAGTTCCAGCAGCGATCTGTCATCTTCTGTCGAAGCTGGCTTGATGGATATGATTCAGCAGATGACGCCGGAACAACAAACCGTGTTACTGAAAATGTCGGCAGCAGGCACCTTTGCTGCGTTAGTGGGCAATGCGCTGCTGACGGGCGGGGTTCTGATGCTGATCCAGCTGGTTTCTGACGGACAGCGCACCAGTGCACTGCGAGCAATTGGCGCCTCTGCACCCTTTTTACTGCGTCTGCTTATCCTGATCCTGCTGTGCACCCTGCTCATCCAGCTTGGCATGATGCTTTTGATCATTCCTGGCGTGCTGCTCGCTATTGCGCTGAGTTTGTCACCCGTGATTGTCGTTACGGAAAAAAGCGGGATTTTCAATGCGATTAAAGTGAGTACCAAACTGGCTTACGGTAACTTGCGTGCAACCGCGCCTGCCATCGTGATGTGGCTACTGGCTAAAATCGCTATTTTGCTGATCGTGTCGAAGTTACCGATTTCCTCACCGACCGTGCTCGGCGTGGTTCTGAACGGCTTGGGCAACCTGATCTCCGCGATCCTGCTCATTTATCTGTTCCGCCTTTATATGCTGCTGCGCACTTAA
- a CDS encoding oligogalacturonate-specific porin KdgM family protein has translation MKVKILTMVVTSLISLSSMAVTIDYRHEMNDSAKNDHKDRLLMSHRFDNGFGLSLEGKWGQSKNDTTPNKPYNETVSNGTEVTASYQYKFDKTFGLEAGLNMVTTSDDNNYRPYLKGTANITDSLYYGLRYRASYLRKSNNIGNTSTAANPTDIKGYTITSTLGYKLPANFVVEYEFEYDKKTKAGAPGYIADNDNYGLTHNVKLAYKYDKNWTPYAEVGNVVGSKNTDERQTRYRVGVQYNF, from the coding sequence ATGAAAGTTAAAATATTGACGATGGTGGTAACCTCCTTAATCAGCTTAAGCTCCATGGCTGTGACGATTGACTATCGTCATGAAATGAATGATTCGGCAAAGAACGATCATAAAGATCGCCTGCTGATGTCTCACCGTTTTGACAACGGTTTTGGCTTGTCACTGGAAGGCAAATGGGGTCAATCAAAAAATGATACCACCCCAAATAAACCGTATAACGAAACGGTCAGCAACGGTACTGAAGTGACCGCCAGCTATCAGTACAAATTCGATAAAACTTTTGGATTGGAAGCCGGCTTAAACATGGTTACCACTTCAGACGATAACAATTACCGTCCTTACCTCAAAGGCACGGCCAACATTACCGATTCCTTATACTATGGTCTGCGCTACCGTGCATCTTACCTGCGTAAAAGTAACAACATCGGTAATACCAGTACAGCTGCGAACCCTACCGATATTAAAGGCTACACCATCACCAGTACGCTGGGTTATAAACTGCCTGCGAACTTTGTGGTTGAATACGAATTTGAATACGACAAGAAGACCAAAGCTGGAGCTCCTGGTTACATTGCCGACAACGACAACTATGGCCTGACTCACAACGTTAAGTTAGCGTATAAATATGACAAAAACTGGACGCCTTATGCTGAAGTCGGCAACGTTGTTGGCAGCAAAAACACTGACGAGCGTCAAACTCGCTACCGTGTTGGCGTACAATACAATTTCTAA
- the trpB gene encoding tryptophan synthase subunit beta: MMTLLNPYFGEFGGQFVPQILIPALRQLEEAFVSAQKDPEFQAEFTDLLKNYAGRPTALTLCKNLTAGTKTKLYLKREDLLHGGAHKTNQVLGQALLAKRMGKSEIIAETGAGQHGVATALACALLGLKCRVYMGAKDVERQSPNVFRMRLMGAEVIPVHSGSSTLKDACNEALRDWSGSYETAHYLLGTAAGPHPYPTIVREFQRMIGEETKAQILEKEGRLPDAVLACVGGGSNAIGMFADFIDDTDVRLIGIEPGGLGIESGQHGAPLKHGRVGIYFGMKSPMMQTSDGQIEESYSISAGLDFPSVGPQHAYLNSIGRADYVSITDDEALDAFKALCRGEGIIPALESSHALAHALKMIKAEPEKEQLLVVNLSGRGDKDIFTVHDILKDRGEI, from the coding sequence ATTATGACATTACTCAACCCTTATTTCGGTGAATTCGGCGGACAGTTTGTTCCGCAGATCCTCATCCCGGCGCTACGCCAGCTGGAAGAGGCTTTCGTCAGCGCACAAAAAGATCCTGAGTTTCAGGCCGAATTTACCGATCTATTGAAAAACTACGCGGGTCGCCCGACAGCGTTAACCCTGTGTAAAAACCTGACCGCTGGGACGAAAACTAAGCTGTACCTGAAACGCGAAGATCTACTGCACGGCGGTGCGCACAAAACCAATCAGGTACTCGGACAGGCGCTGCTGGCTAAACGCATGGGTAAAAGCGAAATCATCGCCGAAACCGGGGCGGGCCAACACGGTGTCGCAACGGCGCTGGCTTGCGCCCTGCTCGGCCTGAAATGCCGCGTCTATATGGGTGCCAAAGACGTTGAGCGCCAGTCGCCGAACGTGTTCCGCATGCGTTTGATGGGGGCAGAAGTAATTCCCGTTCACAGCGGTTCTTCCACGCTGAAAGATGCCTGCAACGAAGCGCTGCGTGACTGGTCCGGCAGCTATGAAACAGCACACTATCTGCTGGGAACGGCCGCTGGCCCGCATCCTTATCCGACTATCGTGCGCGAGTTTCAACGCATGATTGGTGAGGAAACCAAAGCGCAGATCCTGGAAAAAGAAGGTCGTTTGCCAGATGCAGTACTGGCCTGTGTCGGCGGTGGTTCTAACGCGATTGGGATGTTCGCTGATTTTATCGATGATACCGATGTCCGTCTGATCGGCATTGAGCCGGGCGGCTTGGGCATTGAATCCGGGCAGCACGGCGCACCGTTAAAACACGGCCGCGTGGGTATTTATTTCGGTATGAAGTCTCCGATGATGCAAACGTCTGACGGGCAAATTGAAGAGTCCTATTCTATTTCTGCCGGGCTGGATTTCCCGTCCGTAGGGCCGCAGCACGCCTATCTGAACAGCATTGGTCGCGCCGACTATGTCTCAATTACCGATGATGAAGCGTTGGATGCTTTCAAAGCGCTCTGCCGCGGTGAAGGGATTATTCCCGCGCTGGAATCCTCCCACGCTCTGGCGCACGCCTTGAAGATGATCAAAGCGGAACCGGAAAAAGAGCAACTGCTGGTGGTCAACCTGTCCGGCCGTGGTGATAAAGACATCTTTACCGTGCACGATATTTTGAAAGATCGGGGAGAAATCTGA
- the ompW gene encoding outer membrane protein OmpW, whose protein sequence is MKKTSFLLLAAALMPALAQAHQAGDFIVRAGSTTVRPAESSDNVLGLGEFQVSNNTQLGLTFSYMVTDNIGVELLAATPFKHKVGTPGTGTIAEVKHLPPSLVAQYYFGDTQDKLRPYLGVGLNYTLFFDEKFNDTGKGAGLSDLSLKNSWGLAAQAGLDYNLDKNWLLNMSVWWMDIDTDVKFKAGNDQQSIHTKLDPWAFMFGVGYRF, encoded by the coding sequence ATGAAAAAGACATCTTTCTTATTGTTGGCAGCGGCGCTCATGCCTGCATTGGCGCAGGCTCATCAAGCGGGTGATTTCATTGTTCGGGCGGGTTCAACAACCGTACGGCCTGCTGAAAGCTCGGACAACGTACTGGGTTTAGGTGAGTTTCAGGTGAGTAACAATACTCAACTGGGTCTGACGTTTAGCTACATGGTGACGGACAATATTGGGGTTGAATTACTTGCCGCCACGCCGTTCAAACATAAAGTCGGAACACCGGGAACGGGGACTATTGCGGAAGTTAAACACCTGCCGCCTTCACTGGTCGCGCAGTACTATTTTGGTGATACTCAAGATAAATTACGTCCCTATTTAGGTGTTGGCCTGAATTACACCCTGTTCTTCGATGAGAAATTTAATGATACGGGGAAAGGTGCAGGGCTGAGCGATCTGAGCCTGAAGAATTCCTGGGGTCTTGCTGCGCAGGCAGGATTGGATTACAACCTGGATAAAAACTGGCTGCTTAATATGTCCGTGTGGTGGATGGATATTGATACTGATGTGAAATTTAAAGCCGGTAACGATCAGCAAAGCATCCATACTAAACTTGATCCATGGGCCTTTATGTTTGGCGTAGGCTATCGCTTCTGA
- the yciA gene encoding acyl-CoA thioester hydrolase YciA has translation MSTQNVLPQGELVLRTLAMPADTNANGDIFGGWLMSQMDMGGAILAKEIAEGRVVTVRVDGMSFLKPVAVGDVVCCYARCLRTGRSSINVNVEVWVKKVSSEPIGQRYRATEALFTYVAVDEEGHPRELPAGKSNFTPSE, from the coding sequence ATGAGCACACAAAACGTGTTACCACAGGGCGAACTGGTTCTCCGCACGCTGGCAATGCCAGCCGATACCAATGCGAACGGCGATATTTTTGGCGGCTGGCTGATGTCACAAATGGACATGGGCGGCGCGATCCTGGCGAAAGAAATTGCCGAAGGGCGTGTCGTTACCGTACGGGTTGATGGGATGTCATTTTTAAAGCCTGTCGCCGTCGGCGATGTGGTTTGCTGCTATGCACGTTGCTTACGCACGGGCCGCAGCTCTATCAACGTCAACGTTGAAGTGTGGGTGAAGAAAGTCTCCTCTGAGCCGATTGGTCAGCGCTATCGGGCTACCGAAGCGTTATTCACCTACGTCGCCGTAGATGAAGAAGGCCATCCGCGTGAGTTGCCTGCGGGTAAAAGCAACTTCACGCCAAGCGAGTAA
- a CDS encoding septation protein A, with translation MKQLLDFIPLVVFFAAYKLYDIYIASGALIAATALSLVVTWVMYRKIEKMTLVTFAMVVVFGSLTLVFHNDLFIKWKVTIIYGLFAIALLVSQFVMKQTLIQKMLGKELTLPQPVWGKLNFAWAMFFLVCGLVNIYIAFWLPQNVWVNFKVFGLTGVTLLFTLICGVYIYRHLPNDQEKSEEEKSEQQQ, from the coding sequence ATGAAGCAACTTCTTGATTTTATACCGTTGGTCGTTTTTTTTGCGGCCTATAAACTTTATGACATCTATATCGCATCGGGTGCACTGATTGCGGCAACGGCGCTGTCACTCGTGGTCACCTGGGTGATGTATCGTAAAATAGAGAAAATGACGCTGGTCACCTTTGCCATGGTCGTCGTTTTCGGTTCGCTAACGCTGGTGTTCCATAACGACCTGTTTATCAAGTGGAAAGTCACCATCATCTACGGCTTGTTCGCCATTGCCCTGCTGGTTAGCCAGTTTGTAATGAAACAAACCCTGATTCAGAAAATGCTGGGTAAAGAGTTAACCTTGCCGCAGCCCGTTTGGGGGAAACTGAATTTCGCCTGGGCCATGTTCTTTCTGGTGTGTGGGCTGGTTAACATCTATATTGCTTTCTGGTTACCGCAAAACGTTTGGGTTAATTTCAAAGTCTTTGGTCTGACCGGTGTGACGCTGCTGTTTACGCTGATTTGTGGCGTTTATATCTATCGTCACTTGCCTAACGATCAGGAAAAGTCAGAAGAAGAAAAAAGCGAACAGCAGCAATAG
- the tonB gene encoding TonB system transport protein TonB, which yields MPQKKFFLTRRYSWPFILSVGFHGSLIAGLLYASFNNSIELPQESKPISVVMVNPAAYEAAPAAKSAPEPEPVKQPEPEPEPIPEPEPLPQPVPMPLPEPKPKPPKPKPEPKPVKKVEQPKPVKREPTVEKQPPSPFTSTEPTRNVTNAPVKQAPAPAASTQSSGPRPLSRAQPQYPARAFSLRVEGRVKMQFDVDESGRVDNVRVLSAEPRNMFERDIKQAMRKWRYEAGKPGKDLVVTIVFKIDGGAAVE from the coding sequence ATGCCGCAAAAAAAGTTCTTTTTGACCCGCCGTTACTCATGGCCATTCATACTTTCAGTCGGTTTTCACGGTTCACTGATTGCAGGTTTGCTGTACGCATCATTTAATAATTCAATCGAATTACCGCAGGAATCTAAGCCCATCAGCGTTGTGATGGTGAACCCTGCGGCCTATGAAGCGGCACCTGCTGCTAAATCTGCCCCGGAGCCAGAGCCGGTTAAGCAGCCCGAACCTGAGCCGGAACCGATTCCAGAACCGGAGCCATTGCCGCAGCCGGTTCCTATGCCATTACCTGAACCAAAGCCCAAGCCGCCGAAACCTAAACCGGAGCCTAAGCCGGTGAAGAAGGTTGAGCAACCGAAGCCGGTTAAACGGGAACCGACGGTTGAAAAACAGCCGCCTTCGCCGTTTACCAGCACAGAGCCAACGCGTAATGTGACGAATGCGCCAGTGAAGCAGGCTCCGGCACCCGCAGCAAGCACGCAGTCAAGCGGGCCACGTCCGTTGAGCCGCGCACAGCCTCAGTATCCGGCTCGCGCGTTTTCTCTGCGCGTTGAAGGGCGGGTAAAAATGCAGTTTGATGTGGACGAGTCTGGGCGCGTGGACAACGTGCGCGTGCTTTCTGCTGAGCCACGTAATATGTTCGAGCGTGATATCAAACAAGCCATGCGTAAATGGCGTTATGAAGCGGGTAAACCGGGCAAAGATTTGGTTGTGACCATCGTCTTTAAAATTGACGGCGGGGCGGCAGTCGAATAA
- the trpA gene encoding tryptophan synthase subunit alpha, giving the protein MERYQQLFNRLSEKKEGAFVPFVTLGDPSPEQSLKIIDTLIAAGADALELGVPFSDPLADGPTIQDANLRAFAAGVTPDQCFEMLAAIRQKYPEIPIGLLMYANLVFSNGIDEFYQRCAQVGVDSVLVADVPVVESAPFRTAAMRHGIAPIFICPPNADDELLREIASYGRGYTYLVSRAGVTGAEKRAQLPLSHLVAKLNAYHAAPPLQGFGISDPAQVRETLASGAAGAISGSAIVRIIEKNLNQPDVMLSELHAFVSEMKAATRS; this is encoded by the coding sequence ATGGAACGCTATCAACAGTTATTTAACCGCCTGTCAGAGAAAAAAGAAGGCGCGTTCGTTCCGTTTGTTACGCTGGGCGATCCCTCTCCCGAGCAGTCCCTGAAAATTATCGACACGCTGATTGCAGCCGGTGCCGATGCGTTGGAGCTGGGCGTGCCCTTCTCTGACCCGTTGGCGGATGGCCCGACCATTCAGGATGCCAACCTGCGCGCCTTTGCAGCAGGTGTCACACCAGACCAATGCTTCGAAATGCTGGCGGCCATACGTCAAAAATACCCGGAAATCCCGATTGGCCTGCTGATGTATGCCAATCTGGTCTTCAGCAACGGTATTGATGAATTTTATCAGCGCTGTGCGCAGGTTGGTGTCGATTCAGTTTTAGTGGCAGATGTGCCAGTGGTCGAGTCTGCACCGTTCCGTACAGCTGCGATGCGACACGGCATTGCCCCCATTTTTATTTGTCCACCCAATGCTGACGATGAACTGCTGCGCGAGATCGCCTCTTATGGCCGCGGCTACACCTATTTAGTGTCACGTGCGGGCGTGACTGGGGCAGAAAAGCGTGCGCAACTGCCGCTGAGTCATCTGGTTGCCAAACTGAACGCGTATCATGCAGCCCCCCCGCTGCAAGGATTTGGCATTTCCGATCCTGCTCAAGTGCGGGAAACGTTAGCATCAGGTGCCGCGGGTGCCATTTCTGGCTCCGCGATCGTACGGATTATCGAAAAAAATCTGAACCAGCCCGACGTCATGCTGTCAGAATTACACGCCTTTGTGAGTGAAATGAAAGCGGCTACGCGTTCATAA
- a CDS encoding YciI family protein has translation MLYVIYAEDNVDSLAKRLSVRPDHLARLQALRDQGRLITAGPLPAIDSEDPGQAGFSGSVIIAEFTSLNEATAWANADPYIAAGVYKNVSVKPFKKVF, from the coding sequence ATGCTCTATGTCATTTATGCTGAAGATAATGTTGATTCATTAGCAAAACGCCTGTCGGTCAGACCGGACCATCTTGCCCGTTTACAGGCATTGCGTGATCAGGGTCGACTGATTACCGCGGGCCCTTTGCCTGCTATCGACAGCGAAGATCCCGGTCAGGCTGGCTTTAGCGGCTCCGTGATTATCGCCGAATTCACATCGCTGAATGAGGCAACGGCATGGGCCAACGCCGACCCTTACATCGCGGCAGGCGTCTATAAAAACGTCAGCGTGAAACCATTCAAGAAAGTGTTTTAA